Sequence from the Gloeocapsopsis dulcis genome:
GCATTTGTTGCGAAAAACCATCGCCAAAGAAGCGGCGAAATAAGGGATCTTCTAGCAAGGGTTCAGGAACCCGACGTGTCACCGTACGTTCGGTATCGATGCGTACTACAGCAGATCCAACCCGATTGACGGCTGCTGTGACAAAGCTATTTGATGTAATTGGGGCTTTTGCTTGAATGCTAGGGCTATTTTCAGCAATTGGCGCTGCTTCGGATGGCAACACTCGTATAGTGCTAACTGCCAAAATGACTCCTAGTGCGATCGCTAGTATGGAAGTACTAACTTGGCGCATTAACGATGATTTCGCATGCATACTTGTATCGTTTCAACCAACTCTCTATTTTATGACTACTATGTTTTGATTTTGGCTCAAGTTTGAGCCGTTGTGGTATTTTCCTACTTTTGTTTCACATGACTTTGGAGATCTCTAAGCCCAGACCTAAAGAAGTTTAAGCTTCAGAGCATAGTTATTACTGCCACTTTTTGGCAAAATCTAATGAAGAGGAAAATTGTGAACTTTTCTGAAACGACTGTGATTTATTTTAAATTAATAATAATTAAACATAAGAAATAAACTAGATTTAGTATTATTTTAATAATATCTCCCGTTTTTTTAATATTTATTTCTTGTTTTTTTAGCTTGATATCGTATTAAATATTATGGCATTTAATAAGAGAAATCAACTTTCACACAGCAGAAGTGAAGCGGTTAGTGGATATATATTTATGGCTCCTACATTTGTGATTATGGGAGTTTTCTTGATTTTACCCATTACTTTGGCAATGGTTTTTGCATTTTACAGAATTCAACCATTAGGAGATGTAAGTTATACCTTTAGAGGTTGGCGCAACTTTTTACGAGCATTTAGTGATGAGCGTGTCAGAATTGCTTTAAAAAATACAGCAGAATACGTAGCGATCGTTGTTCCTACACAGACTCTACTTGCTTTGAGTTTAGCGTTAATTCTAAATACACAGATTAAAGGAAAAAACTTTTTTAGAATTATATTTTTCCTCCCAACAGTAACTTCGTCAGCTGTTTTAACACTAATTTTTATGTGGATTTGTAATTCAAATGGATTACTTAACCGCTTTCTTGCTTTTGTAGGCTTACCTACATACAACTGGCTTGGCGATCCTAGTGTTGCGCTTAAAGCAATTATGTTGATGAATATTTGGGCTACTGCTCCCCTGTTTATGGTGATTTACTTAGCAGCAATGCAAGATATTCCAGAAACACTTTATGAAGCAGCAACTTTAGATGGAGCAAGTACATGGGACAAGCTGATTTATATTACTTTACCTTTTTTACAACCTGTGACTTTTTTTATTATTGTGATGGGAATTGTAGGGACTTTTCAGCTATTTGATCAATCTTATATTTTTTCGCGCGGTTCGGGTGGTCCAAATAATTCAACACTGACGGTTGTTTTACTTATTTATCAGTATGCTTTTAGAATCCTTGATATGGGCTATGCAGCAGCTCTTGCACTGATGTTAGCCTTAATTATTATGGTAGTTACTTTAGTTCAACGCTTTTGGATTAAAGAAGAAAAGTTTAATTAATAATTTTATGACTGCAAAATCGTTTTGGGCTGCACCTATTTTATATACAATTTTAATTTTGTATGCCATTTTAACATTTCTACCTTTTGCTTGGGCGTTATCTGCTTCATTCAAGCCATTAGCGGAGATTGTGTCGGGAGTAGATGGTTTAATCCCACAGCAATTTACAACAGAAAATTACCAGCAAATCTTTGTTCAAGAGCCTTTATTTTTCAGGTGGTTGTTTAATAGCGTATTTGTTGCTGTATGTGTAACATTAGGAAATTTAGTATTTAACTCTATGGCAGGATATGCCTTAGCCAGAATTCAGTTTCCTGGAAAACAATTATGGTTTTTCATAATACTAGCTGTTTTGATGGTTCCTGGGCAAGTCACTTTAATTCCTACTTTTTTAATCTTGAAAAATTTAGGGTGGCTAAATTCATATCAAGGGTTGATTGTTCCTAGCATTGTTAATGCAACATTTATTTTTATGATGCGGCAGTTTTTTATCAATTTTCCTAAAGAATTAGAAGAAGCAGCAGCGTTAGATGGATTGGGATATTTAGAAACTTTCTTTCAAGTTGTATTGCCCTTAGCAAAACCAGCTTTAGCTGCACAAGCAATTTTTATCTTTATGGGTGCATGGAATAACTTTTTAACTCCATTACTGATTTTGTCTGATCCAGAAATGTTTACTTTACCCCTAGGCTTAAATACATTTAAAGGACAATATATTAGTTATTGGAACTATATTATGGCAGCATCAATGATTTTTACTTTGCCAGCTTTGTTAATCTATGCCTTTTTTAATCGGTACTTTATTCAAGGAGTAACTTTTACAGGAGGTAAGGGGTAATTAGTTGTTTAAACTGAAATTAAGTTGTGAAGATTCTTTTTCGTTATGGCAGGACATAGTAAATGGGCAAATATTAAGCGACAGAAGGCGCGTGTAGATGCAGTTAAAGGAAAAACTTTTACGCAATTATCGCTTGCAATTATTGTAGCTGCAAGAAATGGCGTAGCCGATCCCGCAGGTAATTTTCAGCTACGGACAGCAATTGAAAAAGCAAAAGCTGCTGGAATACCGAATGAAAATATCGAACGGGCGATCGCAAAAGGGGCAGGTACCTACGCAGACGATAATACCCAACTCGAAGAAATTCGCTATGAAGGTTATGGTTCTGGTGGTGTGGCGATCCTGATTGAAGCATTGACTGATAACCGCAATCGTACCGCTGCTGACTTGAGAGGCGCGTTTAGTAAAAACGGTGGTAATCTTGGTGAAACGGGTTGTGTTAGTTGGATGTTTACTCAAAAAGGGGTAGTTACAATCTCTGGTGTGGTTGATGAAGAGAAACTGTTAGAAGCAGCCTTAGAAGGTGGTGCTGACTCGTATGAAGTAACGCAGGATGAAATAGCTGAGGTGTTTACAGATGTAGGTAATTTGGAAAACCTCAGTCAACATCTGAAGAACGAAGGTTTGATTGTAGATGAGGTAGAGTTGCGTTGGCTTCCTAATAATACTGTAGAAGTCAGTGATGCGGAACAAGCGCGATCGCTATTGAAATTAATCGATACTCTCGAATCGCTTGATGATGTGCAAAACGTCACGGCTAACTTTGAGATGGTAGATGAGTTGATGGCGTTAAGCATTTAAGCAAATATGCCTTGATTACAGTAGCGCGATCGCGTAACAATTAAGAAAAGTAAACGATGTGTTAGCGATTTGTACAATGGTGCTGGAGCAGTTGGAACAAACGGTTTGTCCTCAGTTGAACTGTGACTATGACTTAGCGATCGTTGGTGGTGGTATTGTTGGACTAACGCTGGCGTGTGCGTTGAAAGATTCTGGGTTGCGTGTTGCGGTGATTGAAGCAAAACGGCATTCTGTCGCAGCAGCTAAAGGACAAGCTTATACTGTTCACCAACTTGCGGCACGAATTTTTGAGGGAATTGGTGTCTGGGATAAGATGTTACCCAACGTTGCTCATTATCGCCGAGTGCGCCTTTCTGATGCTGATTATCCTGGTGTTGTTGAATTTCAAACTGAAGATTTAGGAACAGACGTCATTGGTTACGTTGCAGAACACCAAGCGCTGCTAGCACCTTTACAGGAGTTTATGCAGAGATGCTC
This genomic interval carries:
- a CDS encoding carbohydrate ABC transporter permease; this encodes MTAKSFWAAPILYTILILYAILTFLPFAWALSASFKPLAEIVSGVDGLIPQQFTTENYQQIFVQEPLFFRWLFNSVFVAVCVTLGNLVFNSMAGYALARIQFPGKQLWFFIILAVLMVPGQVTLIPTFLILKNLGWLNSYQGLIVPSIVNATFIFMMRQFFINFPKELEEAAALDGLGYLETFFQVVLPLAKPALAAQAIFIFMGAWNNFLTPLLILSDPEMFTLPLGLNTFKGQYISYWNYIMAASMIFTLPALLIYAFFNRYFIQGVTFTGGKG
- a CDS encoding YebC/PmpR family DNA-binding transcriptional regulator, with protein sequence MAGHSKWANIKRQKARVDAVKGKTFTQLSLAIIVAARNGVADPAGNFQLRTAIEKAKAAGIPNENIERAIAKGAGTYADDNTQLEEIRYEGYGSGGVAILIEALTDNRNRTAADLRGAFSKNGGNLGETGCVSWMFTQKGVVTISGVVDEEKLLEAALEGGADSYEVTQDEIAEVFTDVGNLENLSQHLKNEGLIVDEVELRWLPNNTVEVSDAEQARSLLKLIDTLESLDDVQNVTANFEMVDELMALSI
- a CDS encoding carbohydrate ABC transporter permease codes for the protein MAPTFVIMGVFLILPITLAMVFAFYRIQPLGDVSYTFRGWRNFLRAFSDERVRIALKNTAEYVAIVVPTQTLLALSLALILNTQIKGKNFFRIIFFLPTVTSSAVLTLIFMWICNSNGLLNRFLAFVGLPTYNWLGDPSVALKAIMLMNIWATAPLFMVIYLAAMQDIPETLYEAATLDGASTWDKLIYITLPFLQPVTFFIIVMGIVGTFQLFDQSYIFSRGSGGPNNSTLTVVLLIYQYAFRILDMGYAAALALMLALIIMVVTLVQRFWIKEEKFN